In Citrus sinensis cultivar Valencia sweet orange chromosome 3, DVS_A1.0, whole genome shotgun sequence, the sequence AGGGAGGAGTTTCTGAATTCTACTTGCGCGGCTTCTGAAGATTCTGGAGAATCGATTTGCGTTGGAGATAGGCCTGGTCGATATCGAACGGCTCTCTCAGAGAATTTGTCAAGCGAGGAAGTTGTAGCAACATTCTTTCTTTGCTCTTCTTCCTCTTGCTTactttctctttattttgattttaatttatatattctttcctttttttctgattttttggttttgcttTTAATCGTTGCTGTAACGGCTTTATATTTAAACCCAGGGAGGGTTTTGTTTGGCTGATCAGTATTCAGTAGAGGAGAGAGGAGAAACTTGGGGACCAATTAAATACAACAAGATCGATTCTTGACGATCTGATTCATCTGAAGTCTGGGGATGAGTTTTGGGCGCCCGTTTCTGTATATAAAAGTTTCGGGTCACCCGGCCCCGGCCCAATAATGGGCTTGGGCTTAGTGTTGACCAAAGTTACATGGGATGGGCCATTATGATTGATGACAGCTCTTTGCTTCAggcatttaaattttcttttttttaatgtattctATTAAGTTACATTTTCAATGATTTCCTGATTATCTGGTCACAAATTTTTCAagtataattttgacaaacaGCATCTATAATTTCCTTAATTATAGTTCTACTTGCATTGGAAACTGCTGATTCCAGCTATAATTGATTCAGATCCTGTTTCAATGCGgttcattttattatagtttgaTCAAGATACTACCACCTAGGTTTTTGAACTTGGAACAGATGGCAGAGTGTAGGTGGCAAGCCGTTATATGGAGACGATGCTTTTACCCGTAGATGCTTCTTTAGctctcaaaaaaattgtataggAGCCGTCCTCGAGGGGACTTCGCGAATGACTGTACTGGGGAGTTCTATCGTACTCTTTGCGGCTATTGCTGTTGATCCTTCACAGCAAGCAGATGGGAGGTAGGGTAGTTAGAGCTTGTTTGAGATTTAGGTGAAACAGCTTTAAAGTTGTAGTAGCTGCTGGAGATCAAAGGAGATCAAAGTCGTAGCTGTAAAATCAAAGTCGGttaatgtttggtaaataccATCGGTTATGATGTAAAAGTctttaataaaactttaggaatattatcattttactactaaagTTATTCTGACATATCATGTCAGTATCACGGTTTGGTGAACATAACATTTTAGCATCAAACGTTTTGCGCTGTTATCAATTTACCACCATTCCGTTAGAAAAatgttaatgtttaatataaaatgagtTAAAAGTCGATTTTACCGCTAAgagaataaaagataattttaccctttgaaataaaagaaataattaataaaaataagatttagaaaacaactaaaaattgtaattaataaaaaataatgaataatatgtAGAATTACGATAAACGGCAaagaacaattaataaaaatttatgtttcaaaattaatattataacctatgaaattcaagtattaatcacaactaaaaataataacaatttaataagatttggaaaacaattgaaatttctaattaataaaaataataaagaatatgcaaaatcatgacaaataacaaaaataataaaaaaaaattatgcttcaaaattattattataatctatGAAATTCAAGTATTAATCACAactaaaaacaataacaatttaattaaaggaaaaaaattaatgagagaGAGGGGTCAATTTTAGGGTTATCAATTTCTTAATTCTCTAATTATTTcccttgaattttttttctttgttttattgttcatTTTACACTTGCAATAGAGTTTTTTGGCTTCAatagaaaatgtttttgatgcCCTTATGACATCAGCAAAACATcagcaaatttttaatttgtttaacgGAATGGtagtaaattgataatatCGCAAACATTTAGTGCTAAAATACTATATTCGCCAAACCGTGGTACTGACATAATATGTCAGAATAACTTTAGTCATAAAATGATTATATccctataaatttttattaaactaaatttaataaattatgtaattattaaatcaatgtattaatttttaaattaatagttattatttaaatcaattattaaatcattataatttattttgctatCGCAAACTTTCGGCCAATGACAATTGCTGATGTGACCTCAAAGGCAGTAAATTAGGCATCGTTGGATTCTGTTTTCCATAATCTATTCAACAATACAATCACTAAATTCAAAAAACCATCAAAGACAGTATTGTCGCCACTCAAAATTGTGGCCTCGCCGTGATGTTGCCATTAAATGGCGGCGAGTCAAGGTGTACTTCTACCCTCAATTGGAAGAGCCGCCCTTCCAGAATCTACCGTTTAAAAGGTGGTGGTGAACTGTAAATCTTCACCTCTAACAATGACTTCACAGTGAGGCCACGGATTTGGGCGACAACTACTCCTTCTCTAATGATCGTTTGGCACTGGTAATTGCACCGTTGGATAGATCGCAAGAAAAGGATTATGAAGGTGCCGACAATGTAATCATTCggtagattttattttttcgaaATTTTTGGCAGGTGACGATCACtgttggtttttgtttttttattgtaatggaatttaaatatttattaaaaattcaaaaatataattatatttttgataaattatagagataatgcaaatattttacatatttttgtgaaataaaattactttaactTTTGAATAAACAGTTATAAGtgtttattaaaaactttaggactataacttaaaaactagCCATTTCACTACAATATCAATTGGGTCTTTAATCTCTTAAATTCAAAAAGTCTTGCCCTCTCTTAAAAACTCTTTCAAAGTGGTTTTTACTCGGCAATCTTATAACGAGACTGTATGTCATCTGACTAAATTGGTTCAATGTACTCCtacatataatatttgagTAGTGCAAGTTACAAATGAGTTCTGTGTTTATGttaatgaaatttcaaattccGTCCGAAAAGggcgaaaaaaaaaactattttacatgacctattttaatcaaatgagAAACGTTAGTGATTAgacaattaaatgaaattatagatATGGACAACGTACAAATGTACAAAATACATACACGTTAATTCTTCAATACACATATGCAATTCTTCAAACATGTACGGAACTTGATATCACGATGAAAAAAAAGTGTTCCGCTAACGGAAACGCGAAACAATTTTCAACTTTGGCGTACATGTCCGggttcttataatattttcttcatacaTGGTAAAATTCAACTTCTAAGCCCTCCCTTGTCTTGTCTAGCTTGAGAATTTGGCCTGTTGAGCTGATTTCATCTCTTTGATTATGGATTGCAATTCAAGTATGcatttgctttaaaataataataataaaataacaacaacaacaaataaacGGCAGCTGGGTTTGTACTTTGTACCACATGGCACATGCACCCCTCACATCattcaaacttcaaatagggatttttttttttttttaactttgtaCGTTAGGCAGAAATGggcataaaaactaatattgAAAGAGTTTCCAAATGAGTAATgttacatattttaaattttttattttaaaaaattatctcaaatgatgtgttatttatcaattggttggtgagataatacaattaattcacttggatcttgtaaagaattattaaCCACTCAATTAATGATACATCATTTagaataacattttaaaataaaaaatttgagatgtgTAGCACTACTGTTTTCAAATACATCGCAgcatattttttaagtaaaccTAATCTGCAATGAATTTTTACCAAGAGTGGAGCTTCTAACACCCTTCCAAAATCCTCAAAACACTcctttagaattttatttcgCAAATTACCCTTAactaaattgataaaataatcataCCTATGAGAATTTGACTCCGCAAGAAATTGAGCAAAAGGCTGCAGAATTGGCCTATTTATTGCGTGTCGTTATTGAAGggttttgaaaaatggaatctataaattaaaattaacatcgTAGCCATAAAATTATACCCTAAAAAGAATACTTCTTTTAAGTTTCTATTCATAAAAATCCATACAAGtcataaaatcttaaattattttattttcattatataatttttatctccaaaatctaaattcttattactttcttaaaaaatatttttagtcaaaatttaaataaaactataaattacaaaacgggtacaaaaattattaaatgaataatttatttaagtattaaattcaattttctttcagaataaaaaataaattaatttatttttaattatttaagtagttttaattaaaaattgattttataaagaatttaaagaGGCGTCAAAATGCCTAatcttttatgaaaatttgatgTGGGCTTGTGGTTTGTAAGAGCTGGGCACATCAAGCAGATCTGACATTGCAGAAAATCATTGCCAACGTCGATATTTATATGCTCtgaaattgtttctttcacgtatttttctaagtgttaaaaaaaatcatttggttAATAATATGgatgaaaaagtaaataaataaaaaagagattcgaaaaaaaaaagaataaaaaaataaaaaaagagcgAGCAAAACTTTTGAGTGGGGCCGACAGAGAGATGAATCGACGCTCAGCTCAGCTGTAATCCACCAATTCTTTTAGGGCATAAAGCGATCTTTCACCGctatcaaaaattaaaatcgctGCTCGCTCGGCGCTCCATATTAGATGTTTGTTACCCAGCCCTAGGCCTGTAACATCAATCTTACGAACCCCAGGCAAGAAAGATACTGACAGTGGGAGACTGCTTCTTCtaccttttttccttttttaattaatttatttactattttatatatctttacataataaaaataagtttttgtcACATGCCAGGCCATAGCTTCTAGAGCCAATCTCTCATAATTTTCAGGCTAATTCATGTTGTGCCCTCTGCCCATCCCcacaaaagataatcaaaATGTTGCTTACTTATTATCGATATGATATTGagtgtttgtgttttttttttcacttagaTTTCATATGTTTTGGCAACAagaaattatacaaattatcgATATGATATTGagtgtttgtattttttttttttcggggagACGGACTCTTTAAAAGaacaatcaaattttattgcaagaaaataaaaataattatgttcttttaagtaatttcataaaaaaattcttgtaataaaaatattttaaaaataaagggtatttgttttagaaCACAAATAGTCTTacctacaaaaatattatagacatgatcaaaattttcaaagttaaGAGCTTcccataaattaataatttattaatttattgagtaattaatattcagtcaataagaatatttcataatttgagGTAAGAGGGAGAAGTTggtgaccaaaaaaaaagaagaagttgtCATTCGCATActttaaatttgtgtttttataaaaaaaatattataatattttaagggTGTATTAATTATCTAtcttaaattgataaaagttATCTACCGACTACTAAATCGTTAGCGGttatttgaaagttaacgaaactataataaattgataattttacccttaaaaattatcacttgtatatttttaaaattactaatatctttaaattattacttatatcatatgaaaagGTTAAATTACTCTTCTAATAtcattatatttaaacaataactaataatttagtagacgatatatatattttatcaatttaggATAGACAATTGATATTCTTTAAAAGtgttataataaaaaagaagttgTCATTCGCATActttaaatttgtgtttttataaaaaaatattataatattttaagggTGTATTAATTATCTAtcttaaattgataaaagttATCTATCGACTACTAAATCGTTAGCGGttatttgaaagttaacggaactataataaattgataattttacccttaaaaattatcacttgtatatttttaaaattactaatatccttaaattattacttatatcatatgaaaagattaaattactcttctaatattattatatttaaacaataactaataatttagtgaacgatatatatattttattaatttaggaTAGACAATTGATATTCTTTAAAAgtgttataataaatttaatttcgatgatatattattgataatttttaaaaaaataaaacaaaacaaaaaaaataaggacCATAAATGTTGTGAGGACGATCGGATCGAGATGAAAGGATCAAAGGACACGATGATGGAGAGCAAGAAAGAGCGCAGCAAGGTAGGGTCCACGGCCAGCTATGATCGTTGGATTTATAAAGGCAAAGCCTACGAGTAACAAGAAGTTAAAAGCCTGTATAACTCAGATTCATTTCATGCCTCTGCTAGTTTCGtctcttttcatttcattAATGCTTTATAATCATATGATCGgaatttgaattcaaatttcaccacaaattttttttaaaaaaaaattgaattgcattgtactcttttcttttttttctttcagcGGAAAGACTTTTGAAGACAAAAATCGGTTGTACTGCCAAACCTTTTAAAAGATCTCGAGCATTCcatatatcttaaaaaatgttcactatcataaaataaattactgcACGTAATTTAAGTGGTTCTCACCTTTAGTTTTCAAATACGAATAAGGGGTTGAGTAAATTcaatatgttaaattaaattcataattataaagaaTTTTGAATCTTCTACCttatatccaaaaaaaaaatgaagtatcAATTAATCCaactgaaaaattattaaagtttgaaatacTTCATGACACATACTAATTGTTATTGATATGAGATCAATttcttactttattttattaccaaTAAATACGGTTTAAAATCTTGATAAGAGTTCACATCGCTTGCCTCCTCAATCATTCAGTCAAAATTTTCACCGCACATGCACATTACTAGTATAGGACTTGActagcttacagaatctgtaagctacagactgcagcatcagccgttggatgtggttggatggggagtgagaaactaaacaatagaagatcggatggtgggatgacgggagatgtttgttacagaatctgtaccaTAGACAGGTCCGCTAGTATAATATAGTACCACAACAGCCGTGGCCCCGACCCCCGACCAAAATTAAGCTCTTTCTCAACTCCCAcgaaaaattagtaatttttttcttgtttgataAAAGGTGAAGATGATAGAGAAATAAACAGTGTATAATATAACTAATCAGTATTTAGTAGTACAAGTACAGTGTAAGCTGTAAGCTTAAGTGAAGTAAGCAacaaacgaaaaaaaaaaaaaagcactcaCAAACCGACACCTTCGTCCCACCGCCATTTGTCTAGATATAATCCCCCTTGCATTTCTCACAATCTCCTATAGCGTCACGAACTTTTTCATCTCTCTCTCAGTCCCTCTCAAAGGCCTCAGCTTAGCTGCTGTGTGTGTTGTGACAAACTTTTCTCGGAGCCAAACAAGCAagtatttgttattattatctcTTCTCTAAGCTTCTTTTGCTCATTCAGTGATGGCTGTTTTGGTGCTTTTAGCTCTCTTCCTTGGCTTCACTGGGCATTCAAGTAAGTTCCTCAAGTcaccttttaattttcttgtagtgaagCTCCACAAAGCTAGCCaccattgttttttttttttttcctttttttgggtTTGTAGACATGGAGATTTGagatctcattttatttttatccctTGACATTAAATTTTGAGTATAAAGGAATGAccttttttcccctttcttCGTGCATACCCAtctgttgttttttttttttttaattttctgattcattttagttggtatgaaaaaatgacattttaCTTGCATACACGGACTCAAATCTCTCCTTTATATATGGTGCCTCACTTTATTctcatttaaaagaaatttcttaGCCTGAAACTTAACTATTTTCTTAGttaatagaaagaaaattaaaaaagagaagattataaaatataaaaaaaaaaaacccaagtTGCCTTTCAGTTTTCTGAGTcaatttttaactatttttattttgcttccTTCTTCTACAAGggttaatctttttttttttgttccctCTTGTTTGTCTGTGTGATTATGGTAGCTGCAAACTGGTGTGTTTGCAAAGATGGAGTGGGTGACCCAGTTTTACAAAAAGCTTTGGACTATGCTTGTGGAGCTGGGGCTGATTGTAACCCTATCCATTCCAATGGGCCTTGTTACAACCCCAACACTGTCAAAGCTCACTGCAGTTATGCTGTCAACAGCTATTTCCAGAGAAAGGGTCAAGCTCAAGGCTCTTGTGATTTTTCCGGAAGTGCAACCGTTGCCACTACCGATCCCAGTAGCCTCTCTTTCCAGCCACTCACTTTTACTTACcatttttcctattttacCTAATGGTAATAAAGTAAAATCCACAAagattcactcttttttttcacatGATGATTTGCAGGCACTGCTGGCTGTTCTTATCCTTCAAGTGCCAGGTATGTATGGTCCCCCTTTCTGTTCTCTCTCTAtagctatttatttttaatatttccatttggtaaattttctCTATTGACCCGACACATTCAAACTTCGTAATGTAATGTACTGTACTACCACAGTAGTTCTGACACTGTTCATGCTAGTGTTTCGGGGTGCCCTTAGTTTTTATTTGGGGTACCTAACTATTCAGGGACAGTTAAATCGGAAGTGTCGTTATACAATATGCAGGATATGATTTGGTATGTTTTTTGAATGTTTTACATAGGATGCTTGATTTCTCTCTTAAGAGTCCACACGGAGGAAGAATCtagattataaatataaagaaaaatctacaTGGACACAGAATAACTTTGGAATTTTGTGAGAAATTTTGGTATATACATCTGgcatattattattcttattatatgACGAAAATGCATGTGCTGGTCGTTATGagatttctattttctttataacaTTACACTATGATCTTACCGCAGTTGGGTCAAGATAATTTCTTAGTATTTTCAATGAAATTGTCTAAAAGTTGTTGAGATTTATAATCTTTTGCTTGTCAAAGGCACTGTGGAGTGAACTGTATGGAATTTGAACATTAGATGGATAGATATCCACCGAGCGTTCAGAAAGCTGAGTATTTTATTTCGGGTGCGTCATCGTCTAACTTAGATTCTTTTGCCTAAAGACCTTTGTTTTTCACGCTTAGAATTTCTTGTGGGTGGAATGGGCATCTTAACTTTTTTCAAGGTGAAAAAGGTAGCTTTTTCTCAAACAACACAAGTCTTCATCAAACTGCTTTCTTTCATATGGCATCCATTTTGAAATCAAAAGGTAATTAAATATTGCTGTGAAATCTATTAcgtcttcttttcctttcccTTTTGAACTTATTCTAAATGAGCTCTTTTTGTCGTATTGACTCATGTTGTCATTGCATGATGACGTTCCCCACTTGATCCAAATTGGCCACCAAAGTTGTTAAGAGCCAATGGCGGAACTTTTTTCATTGTCACACTGCCATTATTGGGATCtctaaatcaaatccaaaTACGATTCACCAAATGTGAACCTGAGATTAACTAggattaaagaaattaattatgtgaAC encodes:
- the LOC102621484 gene encoding PLASMODESMATA CALLOSE-BINDING PROTEIN 3 isoform X1; this translates as MAVLVLLALFLGFTGHSTANWCVCKDGVGDPVLQKALDYACGAGADCNPIHSNGPCYNPNTVKAHCSYAVNSYFQRKGQAQGSCDFSGSATVATTDPSTAGCSYPSSASTSGTTSTTPVTGTPGTTTPTTTPSTTTPTTNTPGSTTPGSTTPGSTTPYTTTPSTGTGVLGGVGPGLGPSGSGMPNTDYSHGGMRLQNSALSFLVVLLFSGSMLLWG
- the LOC102621484 gene encoding PLASMODESMATA CALLOSE-BINDING PROTEIN 3 isoform X2, whose product is MAVLVLLALFLGFTGHSTANWCVCKDGVGDPVLQKALDYACGAGADCNPIHSNGPCYNPNTVKAHCSYAVNSYFQRKGQAQGSCDFSGSATVATTDPSTAGCSYPSSASTSGTTSTTPVTGTPGTTTPTTTPSTTTPTTNTPGSTTPYTTTPSTGTGVLGGVGPGLGPSGSGMPNTDYSHGGMRLQNSALSFLVVLLFSGSMLLWG